One window from the genome of Oryctolagus cuniculus chromosome 1, mOryCun1.1, whole genome shotgun sequence encodes:
- the LOC100354160 gene encoding olfactory receptor 9G19-like, protein MEKGNHTVTEFILLGFTTNPVMKLVLFVVFLGVYSMTLVGNTTLIVLTCNDSRLHTPMYFFIGNLSFLDLWYSSVYTPKILVTCISEDKSISFAGCLSQFFFSAGLAYSECYLLAAMAYDRYVAISNPLLYAQAMTRRLCISLVLVSYAGGFVNAIILTSNTFTLDFCDDNVIDDFFCDVPPLIKLACDVRESYQAVLYFLLASNVITPTMLILASYLFIIAAILRIRSTQGRLKAFSTCSSHLISVTLYYGSILYIYSRPSSSYSLERDKMVSTFYTVLFPMLNPMIYSLRNKDVKEALKKLFKLAQS, encoded by the coding sequence ATGGAGAAGGGCAATCATACAGTAACTGAGTTCATCCTACTGGGCTTCACAACAAACCCCGTGATGAAGTTGGTCCTGTTTGTGGTGTTCCTTGGAGTCTACTCTATGACCTTGGTAGGAAATACCACTCTCATAGTGTTAACCTGCAATGACTCCCGGCTACACACACCCATGTATTTTTTCATTGGAAATTTGTCATTCCTGGATCTCTGGTATTCCTCTGTGTACACTCCTAAGATCCTAGTGACGTGCATCTCTGAAGACAAAAGCATCTCCTTTGCTGGCTGCCTTTCTCAGTTCTTCTTCTCCGCTGGGCTGGCCTATAGTGAGTGTTACCTGTTGGCTGCCATGGCTTATGACCGTTATGTGGCCATCTCCAATCCCCTGCTATATGCTCAGGCCATGACCAGGAGATTATGCATCTCATTGGTTTTAGTTTCCTACGCTGGGGGGTTTGTCAATGCAATAATATTAACGAGCAACACATTCACATTGGATTTTTGTGATGACAATGTCATTGATGACTTCTTCTGTGATGTCCCACCCCTGATAAAGTTGGCATGTGATGTGAGGGAGAGCTACCAGGCTGTGTTGTACTTTCTCCTGGCCTCTAACGTCATTACCCCCACCATGCTCATCTTGGCCTCCTACTTGTTCATCATCGCTGCCATCCTAAGGATCCGCTCCACCCAAGGCCGCCTCAAGGCCTTCTCCACTTGTTCCTCCCACCTGATCTCTGTGACCTTGTACTACGGCTCCATTCTCTATATTTACTCCCGcccaagttccagctactccctGGAGAGGGACAAGATGGTTTCTACCTTTTATACTGTGTTGTTCCCCATGTTGAACCCCATGATCTACAGTCTGAGGAATAAGGATGTGAAAGAAGCTCTAAAGAAACTCTTCAAGTTAGCACAGTCCTAA
- the LOC100354407 gene encoding olfactory receptor 9G19-like — MEEKNFTEVKEFILLGFTADLRFQRVLFFIFLIIYVFSLLGNITLISLICVDCRLHTPMYFFIGNLSLLDLWYSSVYAPKILRICISDDKSISVAGCLAQFFFSAGLAYSECYLLAAMAYDRYAAISSPLLYAQAMSPRLCASLVAASYLGGFVNSTIITTETFTLSFCGSNIIDDFFCDLPPLVKLACDVKESYQAVLYFILASNVITPTILILASYLFIIAAILRIHSTQGRLKAFSTCGSHLTAVTLYYGSILFIYSRPSTSYALERDKVVSVFYTVVIPMLNPMIYSLRNKDVKDALRKMLEKATFS, encoded by the coding sequence atggaagagaaaaatttCACTGAAGTGAAAGAGTTCATCCTTTTAGGCTTCACAGCAGACTTGAGGTTCCAACGAGTGCTGTTCTTCATCTTCCTCATCATTTATGTCTTCAGCCTCTTAGGGAATATCACCCTGATTTCTTTGATTTGTGTGGACTGTCGGCTCCACACACCCATGTATTTCTTCATCGGAAACTTGTCACTCCTGGATCTCTGGTATTCCTCCGTCTATGCCCCCAAAATCCTGAGGATTTGCATCTCCGATGACAAAAGCATCTCCGTGGCTGGTTGCCTGGCTCAGTTCTTCTTTTCTGCCGGGCTGGCCTACAGTGAGTGCTATCTGTTGGCAGCCATGGCTTATGATCGCTACGCAGCCATCTCCAGCCCTCTGCTTTATGCCCAGGCCATGTCCCCGAGGTTATGTGCCAGTCTTGTTGCAGCTTCATACCTAGGTGGATTTGTTAACTCAACCATAATCACCACTGAGACATTTACTCTGAGTTTTTGTGGCAGCAACATCATCGATGACTTCTTCTGTGATCTGCCCCCACTTGTGAAGTTGGCGTGTGATGTGAAGGAGAGCTACCAGGCTGTGCTGTACTTTATCCTGGCCTCCAATGTCATCACTCCTACCATACTTATTCTCGCCTCCTATCTCTTCATCATCGCTGCCATCCTGAGGATCCACTCCACTCAGGGCCGCCTcaaagccttctccacctgtgggtCTCACCTGACGGCTGTCACCTTGTATTATGGTTCAATTCTCTTCATTTACTCCCGGCCCAGCACTAGCTATGCCCTGGAACGTGACAAAGTAGTGTCAGTGTTCTACACTGTGGTAATTCCCATGTTGAACCCCATGATCTATAGCTTAAGAAACAAAGATGTCAAGGACGCCTTGAGAAAAATGCTAGAGAAAGCAACGTTTTCTTAA